CAGGCGACGCATTGAATCTCCATTTGCGAAGTACAACCGGTTGGGGCATCTGAGTTGTGCCCTGTGTAACACCGCAGTTAAGAGCGAGCTCCTGTGGCAGACCCACGTCCTGGGAAAGCAGCACCGAGAGAAAGTGGCCGAGCTGAAAGGTGCGAAGGAAGCCACCCAGGGGCCGTCCGCCAGCGCAGTGCCTCCGGCCGTCAAGAGGAGGGCGCAGGACACAGACAGCCACGATGCCAAAAGAGCGAAGGCCTCCCAGGTGCCCCAGGTCCAGCCCTCCACGTCCGCTTTGTCCACCAGCGTTGACAAAGCAGGAAAGGAGTCCACGAGAGCTACCCTCGGTAAGGCATCGGGACTTGGTTTACTCCCTGATTACgaagacgaggaggaggaggaaggagaggaggagggaggagaaagacaaGAGGGGGCCTCCAGCAAACAGCCGCCCGACGCGCAGGGCAAGGAAAACTCCCTTTCGTCCTCACGGGAGGCAACAAGTAGTATGCTGCCAAGCGGTTTCTCGAATACAAACCCTCCGAAGGCCCCTTTAATTCCTCATTCAGGGTCAATTGAGAaagcagaaatacatgaaaaagtaGTGGAAAGGCGAGAAAACACTGCAGAAGCATTACCGGAAGGTTTTTTTGACGACCCTGAGATAGATGCGAGGGTACGAAAGGTTGATGCGCCGAAGGATCAGATGGACAAGGAGTGGGACGAATTTCAGAAAGCCATGAG
The DNA window shown above is from Saccopteryx bilineata isolate mSacBil1 chromosome 2, mSacBil1_pri_phased_curated, whole genome shotgun sequence and carries:
- the ZNF830 gene encoding zinc finger protein 830, producing the protein MASSPSARPSAGKRVVSQDELRRLMKEKQRQNTNRRRIESPFAKYNRLGHLSCALCNTAVKSELLWQTHVLGKQHREKVAELKGAKEATQGPSASAVPPAVKRRAQDTDSHDAKRAKASQVPQVQPSTSALSTSVDKAGKESTRATLGKASGLGLLPDYEDEEEEEGEEEGGERQEGASSKQPPDAQGKENSLSSSREATSSMLPSGFSNTNPPKAPLIPHSGSIEKAEIHEKVVERRENTAEALPEGFFDDPEIDARVRKVDAPKDQMDKEWDEFQKAMRQVNTISEAIVAEEDEEGRLDRQIGEIDEQIECYRRVEKLRNRQDEIKNKLKEVLTIKELQKKEEENVDSDDEGELQDLLSQDWRVKGALL